In Carya illinoinensis cultivar Pawnee chromosome 6, C.illinoinensisPawnee_v1, whole genome shotgun sequence, a single genomic region encodes these proteins:
- the LOC122313917 gene encoding jasmonate-induced oxygenase 4 has translation MEVGGEAMMRVQALSEAGVSQVPPPYIQLPHNRPQLKFNTSSTSNNNQSSSIPPVIDLFNFKPNCRDLVRESIGRACREWGAFHVTSHGIPTSLLDHIKAAGLSFFKHCPIPDKLKYSCNPSSFASEGYGSRMLLLGKDDPHNEGNVVLDWRDYFDHHTFPLSRRNPSRWPHFPPDYREIVAMYADQMMTLAQKLMGLISESLGLRSSYIEDAVGELYQNITISYYPPCPQPELTLGLQSHSDMGAITLLIQDDVGGLQLLNHNRWVTVPPLSNAILVILADQTEIMTNGKYRSAQHRAITNATQSRLSVATFHDPAKATKISPASELVEESSPQYREVVYGDYVSSWYTKGPDGKRNIDSLLLN, from the exons ATGGAAGTAGGCGGTGAGGCAATGATGAGAGTGCAAGCCTTATCTGAAGCTGGTGTATCACAGGTCCCACCTCCATACATCCAGCTCCCTCACAACCGGCCTCAACTCAAATTCAATACATCCTCCACCTCCAATAACAATCAAAGTAGTAGTATTCCTCCTGTCATTGATCTATTCAATTTCAAGCCCAACTGTCGGGACCTAGTCCGGGAGTCAATCGGGCGGGCTTGCAGGGAATGGGGGGCCTTCCATGTCACCAGCCACGGTATCCCCACCAGCCTGCTGGACCACATCAAGGCTGCTGGCCTCTCCTTCTTCAAGCATTGTCCCATACCCGACAAGCTCAAGTACTCTTGCAACCCAAGCTCTTTTGCCTCCGAGGGCTATGGTTCCCGAATGCTCTTGCTAGGCAAAGACGACCCACATAATGAAGGCAACGTCGTCTTGGATTGGAGAGACTACTTCGACCACCacactttccctctctctcggCGCAATCCCTCTCGCTGGCCCCACTTCCCTCCCGATTACAGAGAAATTGTGGCCATGTATGCCGACCAAATGATGACGCTGGCTCAGAAGTTAATGGGCTTGATCTCCGAGAGCTTAGGCTTGAGATCATCGTACATAGAGGATGCTGTGGGTGAACTGTACCAGAACATTACCATCAGCTATTACCCTCCCTGCCCTCAGCCGGAACTCACCCTGGGTCTCCAATCCCATTCTGATATGGGCGCCATCACTCTTCTCATTCAAGATGATGTTGGAGGCCTTCAACTTCTCAACCATAACCGATGGGTTACTGTTCCCCCTCTCTCTAATGCCATTCTTGTCATCCTCGCCGATCAAACTGAG ATCATGACCAATGGAAAGTACAGGAGTGCTCAACATCGGGCCATAACAAATGCTACTCAATCTCGGCTCTCAGTAGCCACATTTCATGACCCTGCCAAGGCAACGAAAATATCACCTGCTTCTGAGCTTGTCGAGGAATCTTCTCCCCAATACCGGGAAGTTGTTTATGGAGATTATGTATCATCATGGTACACGAAGGGCCCTGATGGAAAACGCAATATCGATTCCCTCCTGCTCAACTGA
- the LOC122313480 gene encoding coproporphyrinogen-III oxidase 1, chloroplastic, with product MSPATSAIAAYSSSSYSPSTLSPLSCSSSPTWAKAKSKSQLLPVAHLTSTRRSLLRFPSFSFNSDKPSLMIPSAISIEKETPETHRPSTFLRESDDVLTALSSSSSSVRARFEKMIRDAQDTVCEAIEAVDGGSHFKEDVWSRPGGGGGISRVLQDGAVWEKAGVNVSVVYGVMPPEAYRAAKASADNQMKPGPVPFFAAGISSVLHPKNPFAPTLHFNYRYFETDAPKDSPGAPRQWWFGGGTDLTPAYIFEEDVKHFHLAQKSACDKFDPTFYARFKKWCDDYFYIKHRGERRGLGGIFFDDLNDYDQEMLLSFATECANSVVPAYIPIIQKRKDMPFTDQHKAWQQLRRGRYVEFNLVYDRGTTFGLKTGGRIESILVSLPLTARWEYDHQPEEGSEEWKLLDACINPREWI from the exons ATGTCACCTGCAACAAGTGCCATTGCCGCCTACTCATCTTCCTCTTACTCTCCTTCCACTCTTTCCCCCCTCAGCTGCTCCTCATCACCCACCTGGGCAAAAGCTAAATCAAAATCCCAACTTTTGCCCGTAGCACATCTAACCAGTACTAGAAGATCCCTCCTACGCTTCCCTTCCTTTTCGTTTAATTCTGATAAGCCCTCTCTCATGATTCCTTCTGCCATCTCTATCGAGAAGGAAACCCCAGAGACCCATCGCCCTAGCACTTTCCTCCGCGAATCTGACGATGTTCTCACCgccctctcttcttcttcatcttccgtGCGGGCCCGCTTTGAGAAGATGATTAGGGACGCACAGGACACCGTCTGCGAAGCCATCGAAGCAGTTGACGGAGGTTCCCACTTCAAGGAGGACGTCTGGTCGAGGCCTGGCGGCGGTGGAGGCATCAGCAGGGTTCTACAAGACGGCGCAGTTTGGGAAAAGGCAGGGGTTAATGTCTCCGTTGTCTATGGGGTCATGCCTCCCGAAGCTTATCGTGCCGCTAAGGCCTCCGCTGATAATCAGATGAAGCCCGGTCCCGTTCCCTTCTTCGCCGCCGGAATTAGCTCT GTTTTACATCCGAAGAACCCATTTGCCCCCACATTGCATTTTAACTATCGGTATTTCGAGACTGACGCTCCCAAAG ATTCCCCTGGAGCACCAAGACAGTGGTGGTTTGGTGGCGGAACCGATTTGACTCCTGCCTACATTTTTGAGGAGGATGTCAAGCATTTCCATTTG GCTCAGAAGAGTGCTTGCGACAAATTTGATCCTACCTTCTATGCTCGATTTAAGAAGTGGTGTGATGATTATTTCTATATCAAG CACCGTGGTGAGAGACGGGGATTGGGTGGAATATTTTTTGATGATCTAAATGACTATGATCAAGAGATGCTTCTTTCCTTTGCCACAG AATGTGCAAATTCTGTGGTTCCTGCTTACATACCAATCATACAGAAAAGGAAGGATATGCCATTCACAGACCAACACAAGGCATGGCAGCAATTGCGAAGGGGGCGCTATGTAGAATTCAATTTG GTTTATGATCGGGGAACCACATTTGGACTGAAGACAGGAGGTCGAATTGAGAGTATTCTTGTTTCTCTCCCTCTAACTGCTCGGTGGGAATATGACCAT CAACCGGAAGAGGGAAGCGAAGAATGGAAACTATTAGATGCCTGCATCAATCCAAGGGAATGGatctaa